The Chloroflexota bacterium genomic interval CGCGCTTTGTCGTGTGTCGCGTCGTCGCTCAAGCTCCAGTCGACCAGTACACCCTGTATCGACGGATCGGACAGCACGACGGCCCGCCCGTCATCGGCCGAGGTCGCCTCGACGACGTCCACGCTGCGGTCGCGCAGTTCCTTCGCCAGCGCCCGCGAGGCGCGCCCGCTGGCGGACTGTTCCGCAAGTTCGTCGTCGATCATTAACACTTTTTGACTGATGAGTCGTTCGCCAGATTGCATGAGCTTTCCTGTAGCTGCCACAAGTGCGGTTGGATGCGCGTCACCGTGGTCCGCCAGCGCACCGGAACCGATCCCGCGCGCCACGCCCGGATTGGCCGGGCAACCACCATGGTGTGGGTTCTATTCAGAGATGTCGTTCGCGAGAGCAGCGCATGGTGCGGCTCTAAATTGATGTGCGCCCGCCATCGACTGTCCAGGCGGCGCCGTTGACATAGCTGGCCGCGTCCGACGTCAGGAACAGCACGACCTGTGCCACCTCTTCGGCCGTGCCGTAGCGGCCGGTTGGGTTGCGCGCCTGGTTGCTCCGTGCCACCGCGCTCGGGTCAGCCGGATTGGACATCGCCTCCAACGACGTCATCATGCGCGTCTGAATGGGCCCCGGGCAGACCGCGTTGACTCGCACGCCGCTGCGCCCGCACTCGCCGGCCGCCGTGCGCGTGAGCCCCAGAATCGCGTGCTTGCTGGCGACATACGCCGCGAGCCCCGGCGCGCCGACCAGGCCGGCCACAGACGCCGTGTTGACGATGCTGCCGGACTTCTGCGCGAGCATGACGGGCAGAACATACTTCAGGCCGAGGAAGCAGCCCTTCACGTTGACCGACAGCACCCGGTCGAACATCTCTTCCGGGTAGCTTGTCAACGGCGACACGATGCCCTCGATGCCTGCATTGTTGAAGAACGCATCGATGCGCCCGAACGATTCCAATGCCGACGCCACGTAGCCCTGCACATCGGCGGCGGAGCAGACGTCGGCCTGCGCGAAGCGCGCTTTCCCGCCGCCCTTTTCCACCAATGCCTGCGTCTCGGCACCCAGCACGGGATTGTTGTCGACCACCAGCACATTGACGCCCGCGCCGGCAAAGGCCAGGCAGGCGGCCCGGCCGATGCCCGCGCCACCGCCAGTCACCACAGCAACTTTCCCGGACACGCCCATTGGAGTTACCCCTTTCGCAGATAGTCGTGAATCACACGCCCAAACGGCAAAACAAAATCGACGCGCCAGTAAAAGCCTTCCAGCATCTCGATCACGGGCAACCGGTAGACGGGCGCCTGGGCATTGGCCCGCAACTCAATCGTCGCCCCGCCTGACCAGCACTCGCGGACCTGAACGTCGCTCAAGGTGCGTGCGGTCAACTGGCGGATCGCCGTGCTGCCGTCCGCGTTGGGCACGACCTTCAGGTTAATATTGGTGCGGAAATCGCCATACCGGTTGAGCGCGTCCGCCGGCGCCCGCTGCTGCTTGTACGGCAGCGTGACGGTAATCACGTCGATGCCATTGCGCGTCACCGTGCCGACGAACAGATCCTCGCGCGCCTCGAGGCGAGGCTGCCCGCCCTTCTTCGGCTGGCCGTAGATCTCGCGCCCGGCCGCGACCGCGCCGTCAT includes:
- a CDS encoding glucose 1-dehydrogenase is translated as MGVSGKVAVVTGGGAGIGRAACLAFAGAGVNVLVVDNNPVLGAETQALVEKGGGKARFAQADVCSAADVQGYVASALESFGRIDAFFNNAGIEGIVSPLTSYPEEMFDRVLSVNVKGCFLGLKYVLPVMLAQKSGSIVNTASVAGLVGAPGLAAYVASKHAILGLTRTAAGECGRSGVRVNAVCPGPIQTRMMTSLEAMSNPADPSAVARSNQARNPTGRYGTAEEVAQVVLFLTSDAASYVNGAAWTVDGGRTSI
- a CDS encoding acetoacetate decarboxylase family protein codes for the protein MDLPDVESVFETPFDNPLVPRLPIQYRNCEILTAFYRTNAEAARRLVPEPLELTGEVVIVHLYHANDTDWFGHYDESAVQIPVRLPGTDIAGVYSPYLFLSNDGAVAAGREIYGQPKKGGQPRLEAREDLFVGTVTRNGIDVITVTLPYKQQRAPADALNRYGDFRTNINLKVVPNADGSTAIRQLTARTLSDVQVRECWSGGATIELRANAQAPVYRLPVIEMLEGFYWRVDFVLPFGRVIHDYLRKG